The sequence ATTACTGAGTTTAGCTACACCTAAATGAAGCAGTTTTATGGCTTAAGCATCAATTTGAGGATATGAGGAGACTATGTACGTCTACAAACTCAGATCCCAGTTGCCTTTCCCTATGTGTTTTCCTAGAGAAGATGACCCATTTACAGAGATACTACCTCATACATTACTTTTCCTCAGTATTACGCGCCCACCTCTTTTTTCACTCACAACTAAGACAGTTGCTCTTTTAGAAAAGCACAATATTAGGAAAATAATTATgtaattcagctttttttaaagctatgtgGAAGCTGAAAATGAGGTAAAGGAGCTTGAGTCATCTGATCCCCTTAGATCTCTGCAGCGCCTACACTTTGAAAAACTCCATTTTAAAGCTGACACGCTAAATATCCCAAAGTTTATGCTATTGGAATCTTTAAGTGGATATGTTAAAGCCACCTCATGGTAATTTTCATTGTAGCAGGAGCATTCTGTGGCTTGCTTGGCCTACTGTTCCCTCCTTCCAGGACATTAAGGAACACAGAATGGTTGTTTCCTTTCACACCCACTACGTTACCAAGCCAATAAGATAAGAGACGCATATTTCCTTCAGGCTTAATCTACTCTTTAAGCTATGCACACCCAACTTTTGCTattgttttatgaattttttAGTTCAAATGACAACATGACAAAGATAACAGGCACTATCCATCTATTTAAAGGGGATTCCTGCATATCCGCTGATACCAACTGCTATTAACATGAGAGACTTATCCTGACAGAAAGCTGTAGTCACAGTTCAGTTCTCAATTATTCTTGagaaacagtattttaagagGTGGCTTACTTGCATTTTCAGATTTAAGAGTTCTAACTTCTTCTGTTCTCAGTTTCAATGTTTCCTTAAGAGCTGCATTTTCACAATATATCCTGCAGAAGTTAGAGAAAGGCTgtgttatctttaaaataattattaaaaaatagcaCTCAAATGAAAGAAGCCATTAGCCTGTGAAAACACTGCATCTAATGCTTCTGCAATTCAAAATCAGAATTGTCGAAatgattgaagaaaaaaaaaaaaaaacaaaagtgaaaaaattgaGTGTTCAGCTTGACATACATTTCCACACTTATAACATTTTTTAGGTAAAAGTTTGTAAAATTTTTCCACATCGGTATCTATACTGACGATCTATTAATATTGTTATACACAGATCTGCCAGTCAGGGGTCAACAAACAACTTGAAACTGCTCCTAATTAGCTTTCTGAAAAAACTAGATAAGAATTAACTTTTATACAGTCAGCATTTTTCGATGGGAGATCATGCtaatagtatttaaaatataaccAACTGGGCAAACAGCTGGAAACAATGTAATATTCTGAATAATGAAAAATACAGATGGCAAAACTGTGTGGATCAcaaaacacctgcaggagtggCTAGCTATGTGTAGGCTTGGTCTGACTGGCACTGAGTCAAGGCTAACGAACAAAGCTAGACCACGTTGGCTTCTGCCGAGTCACTCCTAAGTTTATCCACTCTGCAGATCGCTCTACAGGAAGAAAATCTTGAGAATCTCTGCATTCATATTGTAGTTTCTCTGCAATTCAAATAACGTGTTGTTCAAACAGGCTGACCATTTTAATTAAACCACACCCTCACACAACCAATTTAAACACGTCAAAGTATGTTCAAAGGTTTTGCaagagaatgtttaaaaaaaaaaaaatcactcacacGTAAATAGAAATGCCAAAAACTTCAGAACTTAACCAGGAAATGAGGTTAATATCACATTGCCTTTAGAAACTGTTGATAAAATCTGTAATTGCGAACTCCTGAAACACTTGCTAGCAACCTATGACAATACGGCTCTGGTCTTAAGTTTAGAAAGTAAATTTCCTATGTCTTTAAATACCATTCTAGAGAACAGCTGCACTTTTAAGCTTTAAAACATGAGAACATACAATATACATTTACAATGCATTTTTCCTTGGCATTTAGGTATTTCCTTCTTGAATAGGGAAGCGTTAATCTAAAATCCTCAATGTTGAAGCAATGGCATTTTTTCTTGGTATAGATCTTCAGCTGTCAGTAAACACAGCATACTTTACTTCAGGGTTTTGTTTAAAACTAACTagtaatctgaaatattttcatttgattaaaTAAAGGGAAACACACGTTCTGCTCATCTTGTCTCAGACATCAAAATGCAAACTTGATTGAGTTCATGACTTATTGTAGCTTGTAGTTTTCTAGAGCCGTGTTTCAATCTCTGTTTTTCAACAGTTAGTACTAGTTTTGTTACTCCAAAAAAACCCGGCAACACTTTCTGCTTTTGTAACTCAGAAGAGCCAAAGGGTTTTTCAGAAGGTATTCTTTGACAATTGTAACTAAGTTAAcaggtaaaaaagaaataatatcttcAAAAAAAACTTCTTACAAGTGAACAATTTTAAATTATTGGCTTATTCCTTGATTctgtttgaaaattttaaataaaagtctccATTAAAATAACTGCAACTCTGATGGATAGACTTCAGAGGGATCACTTACACCTTTAAATAAGTGGAGCCTGCTGGTCAGTTTTCAAAGTCTGttattgtattatttatttagtgCCTCTGGCTTCTTCTGCTTGCCTAACGAGGCAACACCTGCTGTCAGTACAGAAAACTCGTTTAAACAAAGAACCAGTTGACCAACCTCTCTCAAAAACATTCCCTTTTACCCATGCTTATACCTacaacgcaaaaaaaaaaaaaaacccaaccaaaaaaaaaaacccacaccacccACACACCCAGAAAATGATATttccacatgcatgcacataccatgcctcattttccattttcatagaGGCATTTCTATGCCTCCACGCCTCATTTCCATTTAAAGCAAATAAGAACAATCTGGTTCCAACTGGCTAACATAATAAAGCAATATGACTGAATTGAAAACTCAGCCTACCAAAGCCAACCTATATACACACTAAAGAATTGAGAATTATTACTTTTAGTAGTTTTAATTGAAACATATAAATGTGACTAGCAGGACAATTACATATTTCTTGCCAAATccagaaagaaaatgggaaaatatgaaaaaatagaaaatctgataaaatgaaacagagaacaaaagaaagataATATGTAGCATTCAATGCAATTAAAAACTCCAAAGATATATAGAATGAGTCAAATACCTGTCATATTTTTCTGTCCATGTctcttctatatttttaaatctatcctGATCAAATTCAATTTCCCATTGCAAAGTATTTATTTCCTGTAGAGGCAAAACAAATCATCAGCAGCTCATTACAAGCCTGATGACGAAAGAAAGAGATGTGAACTGTAAGTCCCGAGTATGGCACTGACAGAGATTTGGGCAACCAACAGTGATAACAAtctataactttttatttatttatttttaataaatgtaccAAACACCAGAAAGGTTCCTATCACTAGTCTATGAATTCTGGACCATGTGGAATAAGCTAACAGTTGCAGTGGCTTATGACAAAAACAAACCCATGCTATCATATTTTCCCGTTTTTAAAATGCATCCCTTATTGTTTTGTCGAAAGGCCacataagaaagaaataaaacataaatctgAGATTAACAAAGCAGCTCAGTGCCCTTCTTCCTATTCCTCCTCTTCCACCCTATTAAAATCGGGTACGCTCTTTTCTTAGGCTTGTTTGAAAGTTCTAGGTCAATAAAttatactgaggaaaaaaagcaactcagTATAAACAAAGCACTGTAAAACTCACAACCGAAAATACAGAAAGAACTCTAGGATCTTTCAGGTGTTATCTGTACACAGCAGAGGACGAAAACATTCAGATCAAAACAGTGATAAATTAACATTTTCCCTTTctactaaagaaaaataagaatacttTCAAAAAATCCAAAACTAATCTTAGCTCCAAATCGACTTAACTAAACAGTATGACCGTTCCTTATTCCATTTTAAACCAGGTTAGGAGCAATAAGCTATTATGATTTTgcatggaaaaaggaaaacttttgcacaggttttaaaaatacttttacccTTACCTTTTCTAaagctctcttttcttcctcgGTTTTTTGAAGCATTGCTTTTGTATGACTGGTGGCTTTATTAAATAttgcctgtaaaaaaaaaaaacaaaaccacaagtctATCAAATACTGTAATTAAGTAAAGCCAGATTTTCAATTTTATATCACTGTAAGTCAAAGTTCTTGGCTAAGAACCAGTGGGTTCTAATTTCAAGACGCTAAGTAGCTAAAGTGCATAACAAACTTGGCTTTCATCTCATAGCCTTTTCTATTCAAAAAACGTAGCATAATTTAAAGAGAGACTATGTCTTCTTTAGGGCTTTTCCACATCACCAGACCAACTCTCAAAAGACTTTGTTACAACATACTTTAGCTTGACCTGGGCATAGCTTATTATGAACGTCTGAGGGTAGAAACCAGCAGAACTACGAAAGGATTACGCAAGTAGGTTAAAAAACATCAATTCGTTTCAATACCATTGATTGTGACAGTAAACAAAAATACTATACACCATGAATGAAAAATTGACCTAATATTTAAAGCATACTGTCCTCTAAGATGATAGATGGAATAATGAACTGAAAACATCTCTGCTTTACAGCAGAATTGCCAGCATTAGAAAGTCCATAATTTAAAGGACTGCAAAGAGGGCAGCATTCCTTAAATCAAATAGCTAGACCCTCAAGCATAAAGTCATGAGATTTTGCTACAACACTGAGGTCTCCTTGAATTAACTGCAACGGATCCACAGAGAAAAACTACTACATCGTAACAGTCAAGCCTGTACACACCTACAGATTTAATACTTCAAATTATAGCCCTGGGAAGCATTTAAGTTTTTAGGTGTTTTTGATAGGAAGCAGCAGGaagatgctttttgttttctttgctctaCCACTAACTAACCAAAAGATTTCAGAACAACTCCTACCACGCTCTGTAGGATTCTAAGGGCTTCATCTTTTCCTTCAAGCTGTCTTTGAGAAGCTTCAAGCTCAGCTTTTAAAACTTCAACTTCCTGaggcaaaataaaacaggaaCACTGAGTAAAATCAAAGACAATCCCGTTAAAACGCAACCATAACAGCAAGGCAATTTTGCCCTCTGCAAGCAACAATCTTCTCCTTTGCCTCTTGTATAAATCTTTTGTAACAGCTTGTGACAAAGAAATGTTAGAACTGCCTGCTAGAGCAACATTCTTACTGAAGAATACTGGcaattattattctttctgttctcttcaagTGTGCTTACAAAATAAACTGGTAGATATTGCAGCTCTGTCTTGTTAAAGAAACAGCTACtcatctcaggaaaaaaacccacaaaaagccACAAAGCATCTTGTGCGGCATTGCCACAAGAGCCTAACAACAGTCAAATAAAAGCAATACTAGTCTCTGAACAGTCaattatgaaatttaattttctcctgttttgcttACTTAAATGTTATttgagaaaaggaacaaaagaacgTTTTCTCAGATTCCCGATACAGACGCCCAGCTCCTTTGGCAAGGGAAACTACAGAGAGATTACTTAAACTAACAGGAGTTGAAGGCAGTCAAACTCCTGAAGAGCACTGACTAGACCAAAAGGACTGAGCCCAAGTACTCTTATCCATTCCTCCTCCTACaacatatttgtttttatgttcttgTGAAATTATTCCATTATGAAATTAAGCTGGAGGCCACTGCTTTGTTCCCTCCTTTTTCTCATTGATTTATTTTATCATCTTCCATAGACAGTGCTCAGCTGAAAAGGGTGaggatgttgggtttttttaatatgtttgtagCAATacttttgtatgtatgtatgtagcaaTACTTTTATGTTACAGTAATAATATTCTCAGTGTAAATATTAATACagcacacatttttcttctttgtgatgTATATTATACAATGGCAATTTATTAAATTTGTCTGATTGAACCTTGGTGAGGTTCCCGGACATTTTTAACTTGCTGTGCGCTTCTTCTTATGAAGACAGCTATCCTGAGGTAAAGGAACACGGCGCATACGTGCAGCTGAGATTACCCTGCTAGCTCTGCATGGATTGACCTCAGCACCTTTATCTCATAGTAAAACTAAAATGTTGGAGTCATTAACTACCTTTCaataaaaaagcagataaaaaacccaaaagactaCTCGGTTTACACTCCAGATTTTCAAGCCCAAagcttaataaaaaagaaaatctgctaggaaaaaaaagctcagtcCCTTTAATGGTCTCTACATctttagaaaaagatttttgtttgctAAAAATCTTAGATGATAAGATGAATCACATGATGTGACTCCCTGGTTTAAAATTTAATGGGATTTCCAACTACTGCTCTATTTGAGAGAACCTGAATCTATGCAAGGTTCTGGACATGCCAAAATCTTTAGCTAAAGTAACGTTGTGCTCTACTTTGCTACATCAGAACGAAACGCAGATTTCAGAAACAGCATACTGGGTGCTGTTACTAACCTCTAGAGCTTCTCGAAGTTGTTGCGTTAATTCTTCATTTGACGCTTCAGAATTAGATTCTGTAAGATGGATAAGAGACACTAAAATATGAGATAATAAAATATGtacaaaagcaaatatgaaagTTTGCTTTAGCTTGATAACAGGGAACATGCAGAGGTGAATTTTCATCTTTGGGGTGTTTTCTTCTGGGGCTACTAAGCAGATTTAAGAAATGCATAGTAGTAAACTGAAACATGTTCTCTCACATTTAAAGAAGccaagctggaaaaaagaaaaatcagttataAAGAGATCTAAACCAAGCAGAATTTTaggtttttcttctaaaaaataaagaaaaaaaatccagaattgcCATCTTGTctcaaaaaaaacttttcatcttttatattccttttttaattgtAGCTTTTCAACAATCAAAATCAACACGATAGTAGTTAGCAGCAGTTAGAATATGCACAATTTTCAAGAGACCCAGCTGAAGGACACTGGTGGAATATTCCACAAAATCCAATGCTCCTTTAAACAAATGGTTACCATTGGTACAATTTTTCCTCAAACTGAGCATCACAGAGCTATATTAACACGCAGCTTCCTACTAAATCAAAGTCAAATTCACGTGGGCTTAAGTCCTGCTTTCATGGAGACTGCTATGCGAAAGACCTAGGTTTAAGATAGCATCATACAGAGCACTGACAGAAGTACGGTGGAGCCAATTGGAATTACACTGTCCTTGTAACATCTTCTCACCTATGCTGCTGAAACCAAAAGAGAATAATTAGACGGGTTAGTTCACTGCAGTGTGGGGAAAGGCTGGTGGGGAATTGCTGTAGCAGAGAGAAATAGGCAAATTATATGGAAATACTTTGGTCAAAACACTAAAAGTggctaaaaaaaccctaaagggAAGCAGAAAGTTAAACTGTAATGAACAGCACTACCTGTATCTTATTGTATTCACAGCAGCACTATCTTCACAAAAAATTGAACAACGATGTTGAAAGAACAGAGACAATGCAGATTATAAGGGTGACTTCTTAACCTCAGAACTATGCCAATTCACAAATTTCAACTAAATAGCAAACAAGATTTTAAATACTTAGCCATGAACTCGATTTAGACATGTTCTCAGGGAAATAGACCAGGAAGCCAAACAGGACAGTCCCACTCcatttcatatatgtatatatatatatatgtgcgtgtgtgtacacacacacgtacTTTTCATATCTGTGTCTGTATATATATGctaacacacatacatacacacaaatacatatacgGAGAATAAATAACTGCCTGCCCCCTCAGCCCTGTCAGAGGATTCTTTGCTAAATAGCACTTTCAGAAGCAAAATCCATTTCACACTAAGAATGGCCACAGATTGACCCAGAAAAAGTTAACATAACGTCCACCTCTCCTTCTAATATTTTTGGAGGACGAGCAAGGAACAGAGACCGCTTTTCTGCCTCAATTGCTAGGAGTATTGCTTATTGCGACACCAGCCACACAGCGGCTCAAAAGGAGGCCTTAAGGCTATAAAAGCTAACCTGTAAGACTGTATTAGATCTGAACATAATGCAAATTAACGTTTCAGCGATTTTAAGTGTTCTTGCAAACAGTTTGGATTAAACTTGGTAACTGCTTGTGAAGTAGCTGAATCGCTCAATTTTGCGAACAGAGATTTACAAAACGATGGTGAGTAATTAACTGTAAATTAGTCTTACCACAGCTATTTTGTTGGGTCCAACCAGTCACTACAACTCCAGGCTTTTTGGACGATCCACCAGAAAAACTGTTTCGTTTTGAACAGGGAAGAACTGCGGTgtcattttcttcccctttctttgtTATCAAGAGAGGGCTGCAAATCTTTGCAGACCCTTTCCTACATCTTAGTAGATAGGAGTTTTGTAAATCTTCCACTTCATAGACACCTCCAGGTCTTCTCCCAAGTCCATTCCCCAAGTCTCCACAagccatgtcatcctcttcagtgTCCTGCatctcttcctcctgtttttttttttttaattgatggcaCTCAATTCACTTACTGCAAACAATGCCTCTTCCAAAACAATAGATattttatctaggaaaaaaaaaaatccttcagtaaaGCAGCCAAACAACATCGAAGTGAAAAATCTAACGCATTTAACATGAAACTCCCAGTACGTGTCCAGGCTCACAGACAGCACCTTTGCCACGTACCAGTGTGTTacatattaaaacatttaaactttTCAGCTGCTCACTAGCTGTTCACTAGCTTTAGAGGACTTGTTCTGGTGACCTGACGGCAAGACTAAAGGAAGCCGCGATAGAGATAAAAGTAGAAGCAGCCGATGCAGGACAGCGACGTGGGAACATTGGTGAGAGCAGGAGCGCTCAGGGCCCTGCCAGCAGGCCGGCACCTCACCCCCCACACGCACACCTCACtgccccacacctcacctcaccccccccccccacacacacctcacCGCCCCACACCTCACCACCCCATATCTTGCCTTCCTCACATGCCCCTCCCCCTTCCACCTCACcgccccacacctcacctcacccccgACACCCACACCTCATTGCCCCACACCCACACCTCACtgccccacacctcacctcacccccccacacaccccacagccccacacctcaccccccacacacaccccacagccccacacctcacctcacccccccacacaccccatagcccctcacctcacccccacaccccacagccccacacctcacctcacccccccacacaccccacagccccacacctcacagccccacacctcacctcacccccccacacaccccacagccccacacctcacagccccacacctcacctcacccccccacacacctcacagccccacacctcacctcaccccccacacacaccccacagccccacacctcacctcacccccccacacaccccacagccccacacctcacctcaccccccacacaccccacagcccctcacctcacctcacccccccacacaccccacagccccacacctcacctcacccccccacacaccccacagccccacacctcacagccccacacctcacctcacccccccacacacctcacagccccacacccacacctcacagccccacacctcacctcacccccccacacacctcacagccccacacccacacctcactgccccacacctcacctcacagccccacacccacacctcacagccccacacctcacctcacccccccgcacacacctcacagccccacacctcacctcacagccccacacccacacctcacagccccacacctcacctcacctcacccccccgcacacacctcacagccccacacctcacctcacagccccacacctcacctcacctcaacCCCCCGCACacacctcacagccccacacctcacctcacctcaccacCCCACATCCTGCCTTCCCCACACGCacctcacccccccccacacacacctcgcAGCCCCACAcgtcgcccccggcccggcccggcccggccgcccctccccgccggccgccgcccttCCTGCCGGGCCGGGAGGTGCCACGCTGGAGGCGGGCGCCCTGCGGGGACACGGGcggccggcgcagccccggccccggtccggggggcgggcggcccgcaccGCCCCTCACACCGCCCccgggcgccgcccgcgcccaTCCCGGCCCCTCGgaccgcccgcgcccgccccggccccggccccggccgacctgggcgccgcccggccgcgccgctgccggcccctcCCACGGGCCGGGCCGTACCCGGGGGCGGCCCCGCACCGGGCCCCACACCGGCGAGCTGGCGGGGCGcgacgggccccgcggcggcttcACGCCGAGCCTCGGCGCTGTGAGACCCGCCGCGAACCGCTGGGCAAAGGGCGGCCCCCACTTCATTGGGACGGTTCGGGAACCACAGGCCCAGGCTTCGGTTTAAGCAGAGGTACGCAAGTGCTGTTTTGCGGGCAGAATACAAGACCCCCACGCGGCTTTTAGAAACtcgtttttcctttccccctttttttattCTCAGAAACATGGTCAAAGACTTTCAGAACATTCTCAATAGCTGGTGTCGTGCAGACACTTCCCAACCAGCTGACTGCATGCTACCTCACTTCATCCTCCACCAGCTTTCCCATTCCAGCAATAACCCTGAAAATAGCTGTTAAATAATGACACGTGTGCATTTATTTCCCCAATATTTGGTCCCGATTCTGCAACGCGACTTCAGCTTTTCAACAGTTCCGCTTGCAGTCCGCTTACAAATGTCACCGCATCAAAAATTTGACAAGAATTTACTCTCCTAGAAACTTGAATATGCCTCCGTAACTCTCACAAGAGGTTCTACACCATATTTGGAACACAACAAATAGAATCTTAAATATGTAAACATTATACTCTTCACAATACAAATTTCAGGTAAATAGTTTTACTATTCAACCTCAAGTATATAAAAGTCTATTGGCAAGCGCTTTCTACAGAATCTTTCATAAAGTTTTACAACCCTTCTGTTCAGGGAAGGAGGATCACAGAACATGCCCTTCTAGGGCTCACACTTTACAAGCCATTAGAACAGATGGCTACCAATCTTTTAAGCGTAACCATGTTTTAGGTCACTGGAGGATTGTTACTATACAAGAGCACTACTGCTTCCTTAAGAAGTTTACCTTGATAAATACTTTCCATGATTGAGATGGGTGACAGggaagacagaggagaaaaaggcttCTTTCTTACTCTTCTACATCAGTGCAGATATAGCTGATGTTTCCTTACAGCATGAATAATTCCTTATGTTCTATGAAACATTCAAAAAGAGCTTTCTCACTAGGTCAAATCTCTTACCTCCAAAATACCCTAAATACCTTACCTTAAACTATGTAATAAACCCCCCACTCTACATTAGCTTCCACATGTTTAAGAATATACTGGAATATAGCAATTTGCAGTCTAATGACTCAGAAGCAGACCGTTTCCTTTTCAGTACACTAATTGAACCTTTAGCGATCAAAAGCTCCTCAACTGTCATCAGTCATTACAATTTTATAGTTTTGTTAGTGGGGAAATAAAAAGGTTTCATTTCAACCATAAGCTCCAAAGAATCCTCAGTTCCTGAGCTCAGTTCCTGCTGTTAAAGGCAACCATGTCACCTAATCCTTTCATTCACTGCTTAATTTCTATTCTAGAGTCAGTTCTCCTGTGTGCCAACACCCACCGTTTCAGAGGCTGTTCCAAAGCCTTAGAACTTTGGCTATTATGAAACTTCTTCTAGTTCCCAGCCAAAACAAACTACAATGAAATTTATTTCGATTTACCATTAAATAATTATGAATGTCACTTATTAAGCCCCTCCAGGAAGAGATCTAACAGAGTTACTTTTCCACCAGATGTCAATTGTTGTCTTTCATCCATTGCTCAATCCATTGCATAATCTGATCCAAATTTCGCTCTAGGTCTTCTGGAGTGTTGCTGGGTAACTGGTGTACAATTTCCTCTCTGTAAGACGACACGGCTTCCTCATAAAGAGTCTGAAAAATTTCACACTGAAGGTTGTCCTGTAGCTTCTTCCCTTTGTAGCCCCTACAAAACAAGAGCAACGTGGAAAGCTAGCCATTACCTCGTGTATGCAGAGAACCATAAAATAATGTATACAGAAGCAATAACTTATACCCTAGAAATATCTCCAACAAAATTATGCAATAGTACTTTACGCTGTATTTACTCCACTGACATACCTGCTTTCAAGTCTGTCATAGAGAAATGAATTTTCTGTACGAAGTACAAATACTATATGAAACCACCTTTCTGGGAAAAAATCACAGCCATGATAATCAATGATAACTCCACCATCACTCATTTTGTCTTCTAGTTCATCAATtacctacagaaaaaaagagacaggcaAATTTACTTATAATTacagaaaatcaaatataaaaatgCTAGATTCTGAAGTTGAACTTACTCTGTCTTCATCCAAAATCGGACATTCATATTCCTCATCAAAACCTTCATACAGTTCTcctgcagcaaaattaatttgctCAAGTTTGTGAAATAGCGGCAATCGATACGAAAGTATTTAAATTGTTATGTCTATTTTGAGAGGATGTAAACAGAAGACATCCTAGAGAGGGAAGAACTCTCTGTTTAAACGTTCATATAAAGATGAGtctcttatttattatttaatgcaaaataagCTACCAGTTCATAAAAGCTTTTTTCACCCATCCcaccaaaaatatttctataaatagaTTCACTGCGTTTTAATTTACTATATAACATACACACAAGAATAGTTatataaagcaaaaatattttaagtgctttgATGGACATTTTGGTTAGTATGGCCTACCTTCTTTTGCCAAATCACCCACATTAATATAGGTCAGCCCTGCCCTTGATGCAAGTTCTTTCCCTAGTGTGGTTTTCCCAACACCCGGAGTACCTAAAGACAAAAACCCAGATAAAACAGTAAGAGAACAGCATAGAAGTTTCCTTCAAAGAGCTTTCTAGCAAAAAGGAGTCACACAGGAAGTTTTTTTCCATCAGTATTAGCAAGTTTACCTAAGAAAAGGGGGTAAAAAGCA comes from Struthio camelus isolate bStrCam1 chromosome Z, bStrCam1.hap1, whole genome shotgun sequence and encodes:
- the LOC138064459 gene encoding adenylate kinase isoenzyme 6-like; translated protein: MRRPNILLTGTPGVGKTTLGKELASRAGLTYINVGDLAKEGELYEGFDEEYECPILDEDRVIDELEDKMSDGGVIIDYHGCDFFPERWFHIVFVLRTENSFLYDRLESRGYKGKKLQDNLQCEIFQTLYEEAVSSYREEIVHQLPSNTPEDLERNLDQIMQWIEQWMKDNN